The genomic window TTACCTTGCAATAGCGACATCACATCACTTGCTGGCTGGCCCTGAATATCTTTACCAGAAATACTTACGGTAGATCCTGTACTTAATGTTCTGGTTTTAGTTTGGTAACCGGCAGTTACCTGTACCTCTTTAAGGGTGGTGTTATCACCTTGTAAGGTTAAACTAATCGTAGTACGGTTATTAACCTTAACCGTTTGTGTTATGTAGCTCAGATATTTAAAAGTAATTTCTGCATTCGATGCTACGGTTACCCTAAAACGTCCATCACCATCTGTTTGGCCTAAAACCTTGCCTCCGCTTAAAATGCTCACACCGGGCATGGTTTCTTTCTTTTTCGATTCGCCATCAAAAACTGTCCCTGTAACAGCAATTTGCTGTTGTGCAAAGGCAAGATTATGCAAACCAAAAATCAATAAAATTACTATGCGGTAAAAATACTTCATTGGAAATATATTTTGTTTGGATTTAGTTATTTTCATCAGTCGTTATCAAATTTTGGTTTGTCATTCTTAAACTGGAAGATAATTTCCCAATCGCCCTCCTCGTAGATCTTGAAATTTAAGGCGAGATAACAATGTAATAGTGCAGCTCCGAAGGCTTGTCTGTCAAATCTGAATACTACCCTGGCAGCACCTCCATCAGTTGTAGTATATTTTGTAGGATAGGCAGTTAACGGAATAGGGTAAGCAACATCAAATTTTACTTTAGTAGCATCTTTAACCATATTAAAACCGTGAACCAGGTTACCCCAATCGGTTAGGGCAAATTTATTAGGATCAATCACTTGTGATAAAGTATCAACAAATTTAAAACTGATACTATGGCCAGAATAACCCGGTAATCCTTTTGGCAGTTTATTAAACACTATACGAACATCTGAATTTGACAAAAACTGATTCGTTTTAACCCCTGTTATAAACAGACCTGACGGACTAACAGATGTAACAGTTCCCTGACCAGTAATGGGATCTAAAGGTGATGGCTCATAAGGCCTTTCGCGTAGCGGTATAAGGCGCATATTCTGAAAATACTTTCTACCACCAGTGTTTGACATTTCAACATCAAAGACATAACCAGAATCTGGTTGGGCCTTAATCATGTTTGAATTAGCTTCTGCCCACATTAAAAATTCACCAGAATGCGGACGTACTTCGAAAAGTGGATGGTTCTCAATTACACGCTTGGCTTCAATTTCTGCAAGCGATTTCTCTGTTCCATCGTAAGCTGTTTTCCATACTTTTACAGGATAAAGCTTCGTTAACTCCGGAGCTGGTTCACCACCAAAAGTACGCATGTTCACAATTTTAAAATCTAAAGGCCTGCTAGAGTTCCCATAGGTAAAATTGTTCGTAAATAAAGTATTTCGGCCTAATGTAGGCTGATAAAGATACTGGGTATACTGGCTATCGCTGGCAATAGACAACCTATTATCGGGTAAATTTTTCTTACACGATCCTAGCATGAACATTATACTTGCCAGCATCAGTCCCATACAAAATAAGTATTTATTATTTTTCATCTTCATAAGGCTATTTGTCTAATCTTGCTGTAAATTGATCAAATCCAAAGCTGTGCAACGGGGTTAAGATATTAATCGTTGCATTGTCGGTTTTGATGTTAATTGCATCTGTGCTGGTGGTTACCCAATCGAGTTTTATAGTAGAGCCATACATGTCGCTAAACTCAAGGGAAGTTGCGCCTCCCCCTACATAACCAGAAGCGTTGCCCTGTACTGCTTTTATGTGCATAGGGTAATTAATGCCAACTGCGATGACAGAAATACCATCCAGTGTACTCGTATAAGAACTTGCCGATCTATTCCCCCTAATAATATACTTAGAGAGCATGATTGACAATTCATCCGGGTCGGCTGTAGCTAAGTAGACTGGAGATTTTCCAGTTGCTTTTCTGGTCTGGTTCAAATACTTAATCGAAGCAGCAAAATTCTCATTTACAGGTGCAAATAGTGTTACTTTTTGGTTCGTTAAGGAATCTTTAACTGCGGGTAAGCGATTCAGTACCAATAATAACGAATCGAAAGTATGGGGTTTAGATTTTAAATAATCTACTGCCGAACCTTTGAAAGTTTGTATGGTATTGGTGTAATCGTAATAAGTGGAATCGCTTTTTTTGCAGGCAGTAAAATAAAGGCCCGTTATTGCTAGCAGCAATAATAAACTACGCTCATATAATTTCTTTTTCATCATCTTCTAAATAATTATTGCCAATATGGATTTTGGGTAACCAGCGAATTAGCATTGATTACATCTTGCGATACAGGCCAGTAAATACCACCAGCATCTTCAAATTGCCTGAAAGTAAGTGCGGTACCATTTTTCTTGATAAATGTACCCGTAGCCTTTTTAATCCTGTTATACCTTACAATGTCATACCATCTCCAACCTTCAGCCATTAACTCTCTTCTGCGTTCTTCAAAAATGGCATCAATCAAATCTTTACCAGATGCAGGATCATAAATAATCGGACCTCTTAGATCTGCGGCTTTATTTAAAGCGGCTATAGCTTCAGCCCGTTGCCCTAAAACGGCACATGCCTCGGCTCTAAGCAAGGTAATTTCCTCTATTCGACTAAATAGCATAGTAGAACTAAACAAGGTTAGGTTACCCGATGTCTGTGCGGTATAAATTACCTTGATCTTGTTAAAAATTGGTTGCTCTGAAGTAAAGTTGTAAAAGTAATTTGTACGGTATAAACCATTAACCGGGTTAAAACTGAACCTTAAATCTTTTGGATCTGTAAATATTTTGAGAATACTATCTTTGGTCACAAACATTTCTGGTTGTGCCTTAGGAATAAATGGCGAAGCCAGGGTTAATTGTTCGATATGACCATTAGCCGTTGATAAACCATTTCCTGCCTCAAATGGAAAACCTACAATTACCGTTGCACGCTTAAATGCAAACGGACTATAGTAATTTAAGTTCTCTGTTAAAGCGTCCATTGCAAGATATACAATCCCATTAGAACCGCTCCCGTTAGACTTTGTATAATTATCCAGTACAAATTTGGAATAGTTCGCTGCATCAATGTAGTTGCCTTGCCAGGCGGCAATATGTGCTAAAATGATGTAAGCAGATAATCTGGTAAAGATGTTTCCATTCCAGCTCCCCCAACCTGCGCCGTAGTAAAGCCCAGGAAGAATAGGATCGTCGCCACCATATTTGAAAGGAACCACCTGGGCCGCAGCCAATAATTCACTAGTTGCAAACTGTAAAACCTTGTCTTTATTCGTTCTTGGTACTTTAATAAAATCACCATCATGAGAAGAAGTTAACAGGGGCACATCACCCCAAATCCTAACCATATAGAAATAGGCGAATGCTCTTAATATTCTGGCCTGTGCAATATCTACATTGTTATTGATTGATGTATAACGCGAATCTAAAGGTACAATTCGATTAGAACGCTCAATGAAAAGACTTGCTGCATTAATTACAGCGTAAAATCTACGCCAGTTGGTAATTCTGTTAATAACAGGATACTGTGCATTGAGTTGTCCTGACACTATAGATTTAAGATCCGATCTGTTCGTAATGGTAAAATCGCCTTGTCTTAAATCGCCCATTAACCAATGCGTATTATCAGAAACCGTAGCAGAACGCATCAAGCCATATATAGATGATAAGTTTGCCCTGGCATCCTCTAATGTTTTCCAGTTGGTTTCTTCTGTCGCTAATCTTATTGATTCTACATCCTCAATTTTCTTACAGGAGAAATTGCCAATACCAATTAAGATTATTGCTAAAGTAAGCGCAACCTTTTGGCAGATACTAATTTTATAATTAGAATATTTCATAATATAAATGGTCATATTTTATAAATCCAGTTTGAAGCCTAAAACAAATGTGCGTGGGATGGTGATATTTGCACCATCGTAAATCCCATTGTAATTGATCAGCTCTGGATCAGTACCCGAAAAATTAGTCAATGTAAACAAGTTTAAAGCGGTAGCATATAAATAAGCTCTTCTAAATTTCCCACCTGCTTTTTTAAAGAACCCTGCTTTACTGAAATCGTACCCAAGGGTAATAGATCTTAATTTTACGTAAGATGCACTTTCCAAAAACAGGTCTTGATCAGCACGATAAGGATCTACGGGGCTCCATGGATTGTATATAGGATAGCTTTTTTCGCTATCGATAGATTGCCAGGAAGAAACTTCTTTAACCGAGTTGATATCATTTCCAGCTTCGCGGTTTACAAAACCATAGCGGGTAGCCTCGTATTGGTTTATGGCTTTCTGGCCTACAGCAAAAATGAAATTGAAGTTTAGATCAAACCCTTTATATGCTACCGTATTGTTCCATCCACCTACAAATTGTGGCAATCTGTCACCGGTTAATACCTTATCTTTATTGTCGATTTTGTTATCACCATTATAATCAACCCATTTTGGATCGCCCGCTTTAATCGGGATACCATTAAAAGTTCTGCCGATTGGTACTTCTCCGTCTGTATTGTAAATACCTTCATTGGTATACAACCAATAACTTCCAACTGATTTTCCTACCGCTAACTTGTTATCATTCTGGTATATCAATTCATTTAAACCTTCTGGTAAAGCCGATAGTTTATTTTTGTTATAACTAAGGTTTAAACCTGTGCTCCAGTTAAAGCCGTCTGCCTGCTGTAAAACAGTTCCGTTAACCAAAAGCTCAATACCTTTATTATTGATATCCATACCCGATTTATATTGGGTAGAGTATCCTGTTTCTACTGCTACGGGTAAACCAACTACATTATTTTTATCCTCACGATTATACAACGTTACAGCAGCATTGATACGGCTATTTAAAAATGACCCGTCTAAAGTTAAACTTGTTCTTTCAGCAAATGGTAAACTAATATTATAACCAATAAAACCACTATTATATGGCCGGTTAATACCCAGTAAGCCACCATAACCTGGAATAGTTGGTTCTTCTTCCCATCCATTTTCCGAACGGTACTGAGGTCCTGCCGCAAAACGGTCATCCTGAAAAACTCTTAAATTTCTGCCCCATGAAGCACTTAAATGTAAGGCATCAATCCCTCTATTTTGTTTTAAGAATTGTTCCTTTAAATTCCAGTTTACATTAAATGCTGGTGTAGTTACCCAACGACTGTCAGGTTGCCCGTTAGATGCCCCATCTCTCCTAAGCAAAGCGCTTAGTGTTAATAAATTTTTATACGAATATTTAGCTGAGCCATAAAACGACATTAGATTATTTCGTTCCTTATCTATATATCTGAATACGTAAAAATCATTTTTAGCCAATACGTTCAGGTAATCGGGGTTATCAAACCCATCAACAGTTAACCTCGCATCTACAAAAGATAACTTTACATAGTCATTTGGACCATTATATGCTCTGGCGTAATTGTATTTATAAGTGTCGCCCTGTAAACTTTGGCCGATTTCAAAATCAACAACATGATTTTTATTAATGTCATATTTATAGCTAATGTTATTATTGAGGGCAGCCCTTTGGCTATAACCAAAATAATTTGAAATATAACTAATACCAGCCAACAAAGTAGATGGGATAAAATAATCTCTAATACCCTCATTATAATTAAATACCCCACTAGTAGTAATAACAAACTTATTTACCTTCGCCGTTAGCGATAAGTTACCATTCAATACAGTTGAGCGGTTGTTATCAACGTTTCTATTGTTTTCATTTAAATAAAAAGCGTAAGAATCGGCATTTGGCGACAGTGGGCTGCTTAAATCGGGAATGTAACGTGTTTCTGCAAAACGATCACGTAAACTTTTGTTTCGGGTACGGTCTAAGCGGGCCGTATTAACAGTGCTCGACATGGTAAGCCATTTAAAAGGAGCCATATTGATACCAAAAAACAAATTGTAACGGTTAATATCAGTATTATCAGCATTACCAGCATTTTTTGTTCCTGAACCAAAGAACCTGAAATTTGCCCTTTCTGATCCACCGGTAATACCTAAATCAGCAGAAAAAGTTGGTGAGTTCTGATAATATAAATCAGTCCAGTTAGATGGCCCAAAATAAGCTACGTTGGTAGAATCACGTAAATAGGACGCTGGTTTACCAGTTGGATTGTATTTTTGATAAAACTGGTTTCTAAAATTATTTTCGTAAACACCATTAACGGTATTTACCATTGGGGCTGTTATATAGCCAAAATAAGTGTTTAAGCTGATATCCCTTAGCCCAGCCTTCGCGTTTTTCGTAGTAATATAAATCGCGCCGTTAGCTGCATTAGGACCAAGTTTGGCCAATTCATACGGATCTTTAATAACAGTAATTGATTGGATATTATTGATATCTACCTGCGATAATAGATTGGTAGCTGGTCCAATCCTATTGTAATCGTACTTTTGAACATCAAATGCAAAAGGATTATCTGCTACTAAGGGCACACCATTTAAATAGATAGCCGGTTGTAAAGCATAAATGTCTTTTTTGTTGAAAAGCAAACCTGATGCACCTTGTATAATAATACTTTGTTCGGTTCCGGGCTCACCATTTGGTTCCTGTACATAAACTCCCGCTAAATTGCCTTTAATAATTTGTTGTAACGAAAGATTTGGAACTGGTGCTGAAGAGCGGATGTTAACCGTATCACGTACTGCTTTGAATTTCTGTAATGCTTTCATCATCTGACCAATGGTATCGGTCTTGATCGAAAAAGTGGATGGATCTCTTTTAGCTTTGGTAGTATCCTGCTGAAAAGCATAATAACTGCCATTAGCCGTCTTAAGCCATGCCCCGTGAGCATATAAAGATTGTGATCCAAAAACAGATAAAAACAAGGCAATACAAACGCTTGTATAAATTTTAACCATTTTATTAGTTTAATTAAAAGTTTAAGTGTTTAAAGAAGAAACTCGATTGTTAAAATGCAATTAAGAAATTGCCTCTATTTGAGATTTTTGGGCAAAGCAATGCCTGAAGACAAAAAGTAAATTTTTTGATCATGGAGTGTGGTTTAGGATGTTTAGTATTAATTCTTAAAGCAATATATATTACCCAGAATGATTAGTTTTTGTTTGTTTGCTTGTTCTACCTTGGTTAGAGGTCTAATTATTTTATTTGTTAATTATTTTCCTGTTAGTTTAACAGTCTTTTTGCTCGTAATACTGAAATAAAATATCGGCTCGTTATTATTTGGTAATGCAAGATATATATTAAGCAAAGGCAATTTTTATTTTTCTTAACGCAAACGTTTGCCTAAAAAAAGGAGTAAAATAAGATCATATGGTTATTAATTGCTTAAGCACAAGCTACTAAGAAGTAGATTTCTACCCTTACATTAGAAAATATTCTTTTCGATAATAAAACTTACCAGCAAAACCTAAAAACAACATTTACATGCTGTTCAAAAATTAACTTATACCAACCACATTTTGATTAATTACAAGTATTAAGACGCTCCAATATCACTAAAATTGTATTAGAAAAAAGACGCCAGTTAAATTGAGCGCAAACGTTTGTTTTTTTTCAAAAAACATAGTTTAAATAGCATTAAAGCATTTTTTAATCTAGAAAAAGTACACCCAGCTTATGAGTTCCCATCTGATTACCTGTTATTTTCGCCAAAATTTACACAACAATTAAAAATTATCGATCACAAATAAAAAGCACAAAGAATACTGTAAAACATAAATCGTTTAACTAGCCTTATGGCATAGAAATCTGCCACAAAAAAATCGGTCATAGAAGCACAGCGTACCATTAATGAGATTGCCGGATTGAATATTAACCTGTAAAAAAAGCCTTACCAAAAATTTGGCAAGGCTATACTAATAAATTTATTTTTTAATTACCAAGCCAGATTTTGCACCAGGTGAATTAGACTGAAGATCAAAAAATAAAAACGTAAAAAGCTATACAAGTATATATGTTAAATTAAATACCGACCAAACCATAACCATTGCAGCAGCAGGTAATATAAATTCAAATTTGTGCCATCAACCATAACATTAGCATACCCTAAATATTGCCAACACCTCTTTAACTCAAAATACTATTCAATACAGCCTCTGATGCAGCTTCGCAAAAATCTATTCCGGAATAATCAGGGTTATAACCACCAATGTACGGAACGGCCATTATGTAGATTCTTTCATTCACCTGCCCCGCTTCATTAACCACCTGAAAATGATCGTTGATGGTGATACCAGACACAGTTAAAAAGTAAGTATTTTCTTTCCTTATCACTAAATCATTACTTTTCATTTCTGCTTTTCCGTTCTCAGCAGACTGGAACTGCAACATGGCTGGACTAACCGTTCCATTATTAATTAGGCTTTTAAAAGGGAAATCGTTAAAAGAAAGATGCGGTTGACCAACACAATCGATAAAGGTATCGAAGTGAACCGTTGTTTTACCATCCCCTACTTTATAGTGGTAATCTGCACCGCCTGTTTTTAAAGGTTCTACTTCAGCATCGTCTCCAACAGCAACAATACTTAAAACACCTGCATCATGTAGTGCCAGTAATTCTCTGCATGAACTTTGGGGTACAAATGCAATTACAATCGAAATGAGGGGCATTAATACTTTTTGAAGCCGCTCCATATCTTCGGCAGAAAGGTATTTTGCGGGGTAGTTCATGGCAAAACTTAAAACGGCTAGGGCTTCTTTCCAATAAATAGATTTCCGCTTTTCTATAGATTTTTCGGCCTCTTCATATTCTTGCCTAAAAAGATCAAAAGGTTCCATTTTTTCCCTGAAACGCATCATGGCCTCCACAAATCCTTCCAGATTCATTGCTTTGATCTGCTCATAAAAAGCCGGATCTTTTTCAATAAACATTTCCTTGAAATTCTTTTCAAATACAAAATCCAAAGGTAAAAACCCTCCGTTCTCGGCTATACTCGCGTGAATTTCGGCCTTGCTGAGCGTTTCTTCCTTTCCTAAATGCGAATCTTCCAGATGAAAGCGAATAGCAGGTAATAAACCATTACGTGAATGCATTACCATTTTAAATCCCTTGCTTTCTAAATGATAGGCGTAGGTTCCATCTTCATTGTCTGTAAACTTTCCATTTTGCCTGGCCAGCGTTCTTAAGGCATCAATCGCCGTTAATGATGAACCCATAATGCCAACAGCGTGGTTAAGTTTTAACGCTATTTTTTTAGGTGGGTAAGGAGAATCGAAATAATTGGGAATCCTGCCCTCATATTTTTTAGGCCAATTGTGCCCGGTACAAATAATAACCTGATCGAAATAAAGTTTATCATGGTTTTGAATACATACGGCTACTGTATTGTCATCCGAAGTATCAATAATATCTTCTACAATGCAATTTAAGTGGACATTAGTTTTGATTCCTTTTTTAGCCGCAGTTATTTTCAAAAGATTAAACTGAGCAGATAAGTATTCACCAAAAAATAGCCTGGGCAATACTTTGTATTCGTTAAATTTCTCTTCATTAATATTAAACTTTTTTAAAATACTTTTTGGAGCAATTTTCACCCAATCTTCAATGGAGTTGAAGATGACCGGAATTTCGTTGTCTGATACATTTGTAATATGTTCTACATTAGCCCCTTCGGCACTATAAGGCATACCTGCCCCCAAATATTTTTTGCGTTCGAAGATATCTATTTCAAAGTTGGCGGCTTTAGCTTCCGTTAATCTTTTATACATGAAAAGGCCACTTGGCCCGCCGCCTATAATAGCGATTTTCTTTTTTGCTTTTTTAATATCCATTTATCGCTGTGATAATTTATTTGGTTAAAACGAAGGTAAACACCACACTCATCCGTTCATATAATCTTAAAAAAGCGAAATTGTTTTAGATCGACGGAAAATGTAGAAAGGATAATGGAATTGAAAAGATCTCTCCTCCGAAGAAGTTCCTTTGGAACACTCCGCGTTGCTTCGGTCGAGATGACGATTTTTCTACTGAAGTCTATCTTGCTTTTAGTCTTTGGAAATGAATGTCAGTATTCCATGGGGTGTGGTAGTCCCGCTATTCGTTCCAGCCGATGAAGAATCGGCATTCACTGCTATCGGGTTTATAATGAAAGGTTTGTGCTACATGATCACCAGCTTTGTGTTCTCCGCGCCTTCCTCTTCGTGTTCTTTGTGGTTAAAAGAAGATGTAAAATCACAAACCAATTCTGATCAACGCTGTTAAAAGAAATGGCAATCAATTAAATATGGACGAACAGCAACCTAAACTATACATGCTTTTATTGGGATCGAAAGCACCGAAAAGAAATGTAGAACAGCACGATTATTTTTTTGGCATTGCCCATTCGATTAAAGCGCTTGTTCCTGAAATTAAAGCTTTTTGGCCCGAAGCAGGAGCCAGTATCCATATAGATGGCTGGCGGGAAGTGACTAAGGTGGATAATTATGAAATCAACATTAAATTAAGAGAGAACCATACTACCCTTTCTGCTAGTAAATTATTTTTTATCAACCTTGGCGGCTACCAATCGAATCAACTATACGAACAACATTATATTGTTTTATCTGTACATGATGAGAGGGCCAAGGCTATACAGGAGGCAAAAAAAACGGTATTCTTTAAAACCAATTCGATAAAAGGCGCCAATGCCCACATCGATGAAAAGTATGGTATTGATGTAGACGATATTTATAAAATTGAAGATATTTTAAGCGAAGAATCGAAACAAAAATACCATATCGAAATAAAAACATCTTCAGGCGATTTACCTGAAGATGAAATTCATTTGGGCTATCTTAAACTGGATAAACTTTAATAGCATTATTTTTTTGACAGTTTTTTTAACCATGTCACTACATCAGCTGCTGCTTTATCATTTTCGAAACCCATTTCTTTTGGTAAACGTCCGTTAACATATTCGTCGTACAACCATGGGTCTGCAATGGCGATTACTGTTCCTTTACCATATTTAGCCGAAGCAATAACTGTCGCATTAGCCGCATTTTTCAAAACCGGTTTTGCAGCATTCTTGGTTTCAATAGCGCAAACATCTTTCATAAATATTTTTTGCGCCGTTTTAAATACAGGATTGTTTTTAGTTGAAATAGCACCGTCTTCAAAATGTTTATCATCAATAACATGATTTTGCATTTCGTTAGTAAAATGCATACCAAATACATTGGCTAATTTATTAAAGTGCGGCAACTCTACATTTGCACTATCATTGGCAAACATCACCAATACGCCTCCTTGTTTTACCCATGCAGAAATTTCGGTGATATCTGCCGCCTGTATATAATTTGGTTTTGGATTTTCTTTTGGTCGATCAGGATCTACAATTAGATATACATCAGTTCCTTTTAACTTGGCTGCAGTAGGAGCCGTTTCTAAAGAATCTAACTTAAAGCCTTGTTTCTTAAAGATGTTTCCTAAAATAAAGAAATTTCCATAATCGCTTTTGCCCCATAAATAATGAAAACGCTCTACCTCTCCAGCTTTATTTTTTCGGGTTTCGCGATTAAAAAAATAATCTAAAGTAACGGTTTGTGCACTCGCCAGAACAGATGAGCAGATTAAAATAGAAAGTGTGCAAACTCTAAAAAGCATTTTCATAATATATATCGGGTTAAATTGTAAATATCAATAACCCAAAAGTATAAAATTTAACTATAATCAAATTGCGATAATCAACCGCTATGGGTATAATTAACTGCAAAACTTACTCCATATCAAACTAAATTGATTTACCATAACAAAAAAATAGCATAAGACTATTCAACTTAACCGTTTAGAGCCAGTGCAGGTAATCTTGTTCTCCATCATTCTTTTTCTTGTTTACTTTAAGGCGCTTTTTGTACAAAGCCACTAAAAAGAAAGCAATTATCAGAAAGGTAGCTCCTATCTGCGCTATATTTTCTAAATCGAGATCGAACATATCGTTTGTTTTATAGGTTTATCTATTAATTTACCCTTACCTGTTCTCCTTTCGCCGTTATGGCCACCGGGCTACTCGCCATAAATCCCTGAGGGATTTTAGGTTCTATCCAGGTAGATTTAGGCGGCAAAAACTCACCCTTTTCTGCAGCAGTAATAAATGCATCGGCTGTCATCGGAAAAAGAGAAAAACCAATTGATGTTCCATCATGATTCAACCCAGCAAGAAATTGAGACCATTTACAATCCGGAAAGCAGACGAGTCTTTCGTCTGCTTTTGGTTTATTGATGCCCAGCACAGTTGACAGAATTTTATCTTGTAAAATCACCGTATCTGGCACTTCTGACAATGCAATAGAAGCTTTATTTAAATCCAGCTGATACCATTCGCCTTTAAAAAAAAGGCCTAACCTATTCTTCTGATCAGGTTTATAAGCTTTATTATTGGGGATTTTTGAGATATAATAATATGCTTTCAGTTTTTCCATCAGCAGCGAATAAGAAATATCTACACCAGAAACCATTCTATGAAAGGCACCTATCGAAATTACATCTGCAGAAACAAATAGCGAACTGATCTGCTGAGCTGTGTTTTTCTGCAACGAACAGGCTGCTTCCAAACGATGATGACCATCGGCAAGGTAAACCGCATGAAGTTCCATAAACGCTTCACCAAATTTTTCAATAACATCTTCTTCCAAAACCTGATAAAGAAAATGTCCCATCTGCGACCATTCGCTTGCCAAAGGTTTACGTGTACGCACCACAAAATCAATAAGCGCATCTAAAGTTTTATCTTTTTTATGGACCAATAAGATTGGCGATTTTTGCGTTGTTTTATTTTTACGATCTATTTTAAGTGATTCTACTTTCGAGGATACCGTTTCCTCGTGCCTTTTAATTGCATTTACCGGTGTTTGAGAGAGATCGGTAGCTGCCCAAATCCCCCTCATTACACCAAATTCGCTACGGAACTCGTAAACATAAATAGCAGGCCGATCTTCCAAAGGACATCCGAATAGGTTAAGCAGGTCTTCAAACGACAGCTGCTCATTTTTATGCACCTTACCGTTTACCTGATCAGAAATCATCAGATCAAAGATGTCTTTACCTGGCTGTAATGCCTTTAATGGTGAGATTTTTATCATCGTTTAACGGATTATTCGAGTTCAAGAACTGTTCTATCACTATATATTTTTTCAAAGCTGGCCATTGCGTTTACCAATGCTTCAACGCTCGATAATGGAAGCGCATTGTAAAGCGAAGCCCTAAATCCACCAACTGTTCTATAGCCTTTTATGCCTACAATTCCCTGATCTACTGCAAATTTTAAAAATTCGGTCTCTACCTCTTTGTTAATGGCTAAGAAAGTAACGTTCATTCGAGAACGATGATCAACATCGGCCGTACCGTAAAAAAGCGGATTCCGGTCTATTTCGGCATATAATAATTTTGCCTTTTCTATATTTCTTTGTTCTATTCCACTAACACCACCTTGGTCTTTAAGCCACAATAAATTAAGCATGGCCACATAAATAGAAAAAACTGGCGGTGTATTGTACATGCTCATATTATCGCGAAATACCCGATAATCCAACATTGATGGGATTTCCTTTTTTGCCTGATCAAGAAATTCATTTTTAGCAATAACGAGTGTCATCCCCGCCG from Flavobacterium sp. W4I14 includes these protein-coding regions:
- a CDS encoding hypothetical protein (product_source=Hypo-rule applied; cleavage_site_network=SignalP-noTM; pfam=PF17385; superfamily=52317), whose protein sequence is MKMLFRVCTLSILICSSVLASAQTVTLDYFFNRETRKNKAGEVERFHYLWGKSDYGNFFILGNIFKKQGFKLDSLETAPTAAKLKGTDVYLIVDPDRPKENPKPNYIQAADITEISAWVKQGGVLVMFANDSANVELPHFNKLANVFGMHFTNEMQNHVIDDKHFEDGAISTKNNPVFKTAQKIFMKDVCAIETKNAAKPVLKNAANATVIASAKYGKGTVIAIADPWLYDEYVNGRLPKEMGFENDKAAADVVTWLKKLSKK
- a CDS encoding hypothetical protein (product_source=Hypo-rule applied; transmembrane_helix_parts=Outside_1_9,TMhelix_10_27,Inside_28_48) produces the protein MFDLDLENIAQIGATFLIIAFFLVALYKKRLKVNKKKNDGEQDYLHWL
- a CDS encoding uncharacterized protein (DUF1015 family) (product_source=COG4198; cog=COG4198; pfam=PF06245), which codes for MIKISPLKALQPGKDIFDLMISDQVNGKVHKNEQLSFEDLLNLFGCPLEDRPAIYVYEFRSEFGVMRGIWAATDLSQTPVNAIKRHEETVSSKVESLKIDRKNKTTQKSPILLVHKKDKTLDALIDFVVRTRKPLASEWSQMGHFLYQVLEEDVIEKFGEAFMELHAVYLADGHHRLEAACSLQKNTAQQISSLFVSADVISIGAFHRMVSGVDISYSLLMEKLKAYYYISKIPNNKAYKPDQKNRLGLFFKGEWYQLDLNKASIALSEVPDTVILQDKILSTVLGINKPKADERLVCFPDCKWSQFLAGLNHDGTSIGFSLFPMTADAFITAAEKGEFLPPKSTWIEPKIPQGFMASSPVAITAKGEQVRVN